ATTAGAATGTgatttttaagagctttatattaaatattgaaataaatgatcTTCAGTCTataggtgtttgaagtcatggttcgtggaatgaaagcagactgatCGATTTTCTTACTACGACCTTCTCAGTCACGACCGGACTCGGGTGGATTATAGCAAGTCTTATTAGGGAGGGTTTACTCCATCTAGTTAGGTTATCTTGTGCACGTTAGTATAAATAGTTTGGTTCACATGAGTATCAAGACACAAATACAGGGGGTAAAATTacgaacgaacacacacacacactttctctcacacgtaaacacgcgcgcgcatgtATGCACACGTGTACAGATGCACAAAAAGAATGTGAGACAGGACACATAAGGACTGGTTCTTGCCATTACACCTTAAGTATAAACACATCTCAATTAAACATACAGAACAACACGGCTGACCGAGTCCTCACACCAGCAAACCCTGACAACACGGTAGAGTCCTCCCGGAGAGAAAGCATGACGTAATGGGAAAGCTATGCGTTGTGAAAAGGTGGAGAGAGGGAGCGgcggcggaggaggaggaggtagtaTGAGGAAGCGGGTGCATTTTGGGAACGCGACAGAATCGTGGGAAAGCCCTAAGGGGTGGGGGAAAGCGATAGGAAGGGAAGGGCAATGTTAGAAGGCGGTAGATGTGGAGGCGTTGTGGGAAAATGCAGGAGTGCGCGGTGTCATGACAACGCAAGGTGCTGTGCAGCGGCGCATGTACATACCTCTAGGTGGTTTGTGGCAGCTGCTGTTCTTGATGATCCAGGTGAAGTTGGGAGAGTCGTTGTACAACTTGCCGTCTTCCATTACTAGGTGCAGCACTTCCTTCAACTGCAGCAGGCTGGTGTCGATGCCATCCACGAAAAGCTTCTTGGGCTCGACACTGGAAGGCCACAGCACGACGATCAGGACCAGCAGAAGACAGCCCTGCACACGGCCCCCCGAAAGGGTCAGGGAGGCCACGGTGCAATCCTGCACACAGAGAAAGCTAGTGACAATAAGAAATGGCAGGACAAGCATTCCCTCACAGGAAACGTAGCAggttttcatcaaaaaaaaaaaaaaaaaaaaaaatgaaaacgatGACCGCTGGGTatcactgcgcatgtcagagaGTAATGAGGGGAAATTACAACTGAAGTGAGACCTCTGCATGTCCCGAACAGATCCGTACCATTGTAGGTGTCTATATTCTGAGTTCGATTTAGTTCACTGTCACATATTTTACCAACAAGGAAGAAATATATCGGTTGGGGCAGCTCTGATAAACGAACCGGTAAAACGGTTTGAGTAGGTTTACGTTTAGCTCCATAAAATACGGGGTTTTAGCCGCTGTCTGCGGGTACTCCATTTAACCACCTCGGATAGGGTAACAGGCTGGGTAACCACATTTTGACAGCTCGTCAACATCTGTTCATCAACACATGTTCAACACAGATTTATCGCACGTCAACAGTCGTGACGTGGACACGTGACCCTCCTACTCCTTCCAAGGGACAAGCAAAGTTAAATGGTACGTTTGGCTTAAATGATAGAAACTCACTTTCTGAATCATGCTCCATCAAATTTCAGGTTACAGAGGAATCATTTACTGACAACCGTGTCTAAAACACAACTTCGGACGGCGCATGAATGCCGCCATGTTTGCGGACTCCttcgtgaaagaaaaaagaaaacaaacggaCTCCAATCCGTGACGTAGGTGGACCCACTGGACAAGAAAAGTGTCGAGCGATGCTGGGATGCTGTTAGTAATCTTGCTCACTAGCCAGTGCAACCTTGGTTTCTAGCTAACACAGGAAGCGCTTGCAGTCTGGGGAAAGGCAGAATTTGCGGGACTTGACATAATTGCCTCCTACTACTTTGCCCTACAATCTAAATAAAGAagtatgtataaataaatgtgtagatAGTCCCTCGTGATTGCGCCGTGTACTGTAAATGTCATCCATTCAATCTCTCCAGCCAGCCGTCAAGTCCTATCTACCCCAGCACTTAGTGTAACCTAATATACCGTGCGGCACGAGGTGGATCCAGCGCCTGTCCCCGCTAATAACTAAAAACTCTTAATCTGTGCGTTGGGCCTCCTGCAGCGATACCGCAACGgtgatttgtatttgtttagaCAGAATCAGCTAGAGCTAGAGTTTATAATTTACTCTGGAAACAGTCTATTCGTCCCGACACCCTCAGTAAGGTGTCTTCCAGTGTCCCCAGTGTTCCAGTGTTCAGATGTCCCCAGTTCAAGACTTTTGCTGGCACCGGTACGTActtgcatataataataaataataataaatacaaaatttgtaaagcgcatgctcacactcctaagaagcatgctgttagcgcctaagaacaacaacaaaacatggacatcacggaaggacaggaaaacaaacaagtacagCTAAATATATCATCTGACTAAGGTTACGACCCGAAACTGCGATGGTCCACCCCATTGTGAAGGACAAGGCTGGGTAGAACTATTAGACCGTAGCgagtaaaacacaaacatgaaaagtaaacacaaacatgcaaagtaaacacaaacatacaaagtaaacataaacatccaAATGCACCCAGTTCCGGACAGGAGTTTAGTCAGAACAGCACAAGTGCAACACTACTAAAGAGAATCTTTGCAGAGAAGAAAGTAACTTGCAGGACAGCCGAGACGACAGACAATCGAGGAACACGAGATGCATTACAGTAATTAAGAAGAgcttggaaaaaagaaaaaaaagccgcTCAAGTTACCATGGCTGCCCACGATTTGCTCTTATCCAGACCGTGGATGCTGTTGCACTGCTGGCCTCGCGTGACAAACACAAATGATGTTGATGAGGACCATCGTCCCCGTGGCTTTGCCCTCGTCTGGCGAATGAAAGCGCACCTGAGCACGTCACTCAAGGTCAGGCAATTCGACACTAGTGGCTCGCAGGtaggagacagacagacatggcGAGCTTCGCCCTTGTGGCGGGTGGAGTGAGCGGGTTTCCAGTGGGGAAGGGCTGGGGTGGAGGACGGCGGGGTTCAAAGGGACTGTTCGCAGAGTGAGGTTGTGCGTGTGAGAGAAATTCCTGGACACAATGTCTGGAGGGCAGCGGAGAAATGTGATAGGTCAGGATTACCTACTGTCACAATTAGCACTTCTTGCAGACGCGTAGTTGGCGCCACAGTGCGGGACTTTTTTCACTACGcgcgcacgagcacacacacacacatccacaggcacacatacacaaacacatccacaggCACACATGTtataacacacacgcacacatgcacaggcacacatattatataacacacacaggcacacacacgcacacacagagtgatGCCTGTAGAGAGAAGGTAGGCAcgcatgcgtgcgtgcagtaTCATATTTATAAGCAGCAgccaaacaaatattttcactacgcgctcgtgtatatatatacagatacaaacaaacatgttcatgcatacataaacacacattcagTACCTCGCAGTCATCTAGAAATATACAGTCTGTACCTACAGTTAGTAATGAAAactatgtgtatgtatatagataAAATCAAAGCGTACCTGCAATTTTCAGCAATCATACATACACAACCGAACTGTACCTGTGGTACAAATGGATCACAGACATATGCAATCAAACTGTAATTGCTATACTAAGCAGTTCATATATCAGGGCATAGCATTGGAAAACTTGAGTTCCGCTTACAGGGTCGGGGTCCAGGGGCCGACGTACCCCTGGTGGGGTGTAGGGGCAAAACCCCTACTGGGGGGTCAGCtgaaagattttcagtttttgaagcattaatttcacccttttcctgcaacgttttgcaaatatttcattcacaataacattaacaagacacacacacacatgtataccaaaCATAAATCCATTGGGaccaatgaaacacacacacacaaattatacttatataattatttacttgctgtcaataaaactagcaggaattgtcacaatatcagcttgcgttggtttttttttctatgcactgtcaaaactaaagaatgaagacagctttgttttgctttgctttggtttgtctgcgacaactgtcACAATGTTCAACTACTTGTCAGCGTTGAATATCCTCCCCAGCACCCTTCTGgctgctgacaacattcactccttgttagcatcttcattatccttgacactttactaggctgtcaataaaaactagcaggaattgtcacaatatcagtttgcattgttttcttttctatgcacagtcaaatctaaagaatgaagacagctttgcttgcttctttggtttgtctgcgacaactgcCACATCAACTAATTGGTCAGATATATCCTCCCCAGCATCCTCCTGGCTGTTGACACATTATCTTGACAGCATCTGCTTCTGGCCGTTGACAACCCTTTCTTGGTCAGGATTGTCattctggctgtttgttttctgcttcttgctaGATTTTCTTTCGAGCACTGCTTCAtccagtattttccttttttctttgctttagaCGGCAGTTTCTGATCACATCACAATATGCCTTGCCCACTGCTGCGagttttttaatgcaatgatCGTAGCACAAGATCATAATCTTggtctgttttcctttcttcccctccttTTCCGACACGGTAACACTGTATTCTTTTTCAAGCCATTCCCAATTCCACGAATAACGGGAACCCTTATCGCTGAATAGCTCACCGCGCCGTACGATGTCAGATCTTGCCATCGTCGAACGTAccacaagcttttttctttgtactcgcAAATGCCGCGCAGCGTAAGAACTGACTAAAGCCAACACGTGTGGCGCGCAAAGGAAGtaacacaaaatgcaagaatcGGAGACCGTTTGGGAACCGGAGACCGTTTGAGTACAAAATGTGCTACTGACGAGGCGAGCGCGATCGGCGTACGCTACTTCGAAATCGGCGTAAGTCAGAAGTCAAGTCGGCGTAAATGCGCCGAACGGCGTACAATGCTATgccctgatatatatatataaagaatctGCGGCACAAAAAGGATCACACACGTAGACAAACTGTTCCTGCAATACTATAAGCACTCATAtggatatatatacacacaagaaTGACATGATTGACCTGTGCGGTCAGAGCACTTGAGTCACCCCCAGCCCTTCTTGACACCACTGCACCCTGTCTGATCGTCTTTGTCGGCTTCCTCTTTGTAGTCTAGGAAGTCGACTAGACACCTGCTCTACTTTTCATCTTCGCTTTGCCGCCTCTTCAGCACCATGCAGCATGGCGGTCTGGCACCCAGTACTTCGTAACTCACGGCTGGCTCagcagatgaaagaaagaagattaggaggaggaggaggatctaGACTTCCTCACTGAAAgagatgaggaagaggaggaggaaggtggtgatgatgatgagaaagaggAGGATTTCCTTTTGCTCTCTgcaaaaaagataatgaagagACTGGCTAAAGAAGCAGCACTACAGGACTGTGAAAGGGCTGGAAGTCCCATAACGAGAACATGAAAGAGGGAGATGTTTTGGGGGGAGTTGAGGGTTGTCACTTTAGATAAACACTTAGCTGCTCGCAGAAGAATGATTGTGGCAGCCTCCGCATGTATCAGCACAAGAGATGGGAGGCTCCCAAGCAGAGGGGTGTGGAATGCTCCTGCCCTCATCCCCTTCTCTCCCAGACTCTTTTTGTGTATCCCCCTGGACAAAGGCAGACGACAAAATCTTGGACCGCGAGTCCGACCAGATTGTGCGAAGTGGCTCATGCTTGGGCGCCGCCTGTTTTCGCCTACGTGAAAAATACGTGGCGCGAACGTATGCAcagttgcacacacacacatgcagatgaCCAGTTGTACCCGTCCCCTGATGAGTGCTCTTTAAGAGAATGAACAAAAGGACCAAACAGTTGAGCTTCAAAGGCACCAACAGTTTCCTCTGTGAGAGACCAACGGGTCTACCTAAATGGACCAACAGTCTCCGCTATGTGACCGACGGAGTAAACATTGGTCGAACAATACTGTTGCGGAGgataaaaatgagaagaaaaaagtgcactacaaataaaaaatgatacTAATAAAAACTACTGCCTTGGTTGATAACAAGATTTGAGATGATTGGTAGTAATCTTGTTATGAAACAGTACTTCTCAGTTATTTAACACACTGTACCGCGCACTCTCATTCAGACTTTGAAAGTTACCGCGCGCTTAATTTAAAGAATGAGAACTAAACTAATTTATAAGTATCAAATAATAGAATGATTAAGTATCTGAACATtgacattttctgaaataaagatctctaaaattaaaaatgaaagtcAATGCTGACTCATCGCGGAAACTAGAGGCGTCAATCGTCTGCTGGGAATTTTCACATCCACATTAGTCACAGTATTTGTGTCTGCTATATTCAGAGCACGAGAAATAAGAGCGAGCATCTAAAACTGATGCTGCATGTAATTACTAACAATGTTTCGACGATAATTTATTTCGCAGTAAAAACAGACGTTGTTCAAATGCTGCACACTATAACAAAACAGTCTGCATCCAAACCGGAAGAAGTTTGGGATGAAGGTCACGTGCACGCATAATTCTTCAAAATTGTTCATAGTCGTTGGGAGACCTTTGCTCAATGCGCAACTGAGGTCCGAATAACCCGGCCAAAAAACCCgttacagcagcggttctcaaccttttacttgtgacacccccctgacgaacaaaggtaggtccgcgcgcccccattagccagcaatgtaagctaatttcactaataccggtataagaaattttttttaaatgaccaccttcacaccccccttgtaagcacgtaaacacaaaaatcaaccgTAGTAAACATGAACGAAATGAACAGACGAAGATGGCGAATTGTGGCGAGcgggaggaggacgaggaggaaaTTGGTGTTTCATGCCGAGCCAGAAGCTGaggttatatcacagcaaggcagctagccctgtaaacggATGCCACACGCAGAGTAGGAATGGGGAGCTCATTATGAAAGGTATTTCTTACAGAGGTTGAGGCCGGCCTTGAAAGCCTCGAATCCAgacacaaaaagagagagaattacaGACGGTGGGAGAAAGCAGCATTAAGCGAAATCACGGATGTTTTGGAGTGGATAAGCTATCTATCCCTCGCCCTCTGAAAGCCTTGTTCACAAGTTTCAAGCACGTGCTGCGGGTGAGACCATAGACATTGTAGTGTGCACATGCAAGAGTGGATGTACCTAGCCTACGTCACGTGTTGAGAGTCGGATTCACGAATGTTAgcagaaactttttaaaaaaaatgtttaatggtTATGTTCAACTAGAATTCAATCAACATCGGACAGATCTTCCAGAGCATGCgtaaataaaaatggatgtGGTCGATCTCTGGCAGAGACGTGACGGGTCACGTGATTTGAGTCAGCGATCCTCGTGTAAGTTCGTCGACGAAGTCTTTGCTGCTGTCGGCCAAGATACAGTTTGTAACTACCATGTTCAGTCGACCAAATTGTGCCGTGTGAGGCGGACCTTAGCAGAGGGCTTTGCACCCTGATCACCGGGATATGACATTTCCATTGTGTGCACGAAGGACTCATCGCCTCCTCTGTATTTCCTGGCCTCAACTGTCACTTCATTGTGCTTAAATGaggtaaataaagaaacaggAACGCTAGATAAGCACAAAGAACCTTGTTATTCACTATTTTTAACAAGGATGTCTAATATCAGTCTGGAGCTACCGAGAAGACTGAGTAGCATTTATTGAGAAAAACAGGGAAAAGCGTTGTTTCTAAtctcacaaacacaattttctttgtgtctcaACTTCCTACCAAAGGTTGAGCAGCCAGAGTTGGAAAACCCAAATTTAAAATACTCGACTGTTGACCAAAGGTCCAATATTGAATAGAGCTTCATCTGGTGATGAATCAGATTATTGCAGTACCACCCAGTTCCACCCTTAGTcatagaaaacattgtttcgcCCAGACCCAGTGGTCAGGCTTTTCCCCTCAACCGAGCATGCACTGAAAACAAGGACAGGCGGACCTTCTAAAGCTTACTTCCCGGTAGGTCTTGTTGTACTAAGGGCCCAAAATAGATTGTGTACAGTACAGCAAAACTACATCCCGATCTTATTACCCTTAAGGGTAGGTCTCACGTAAAATAAAACCGCATGTTTAACACCAACGGGGATTTTGTTCTTTCAAATGCTAGAAAAGCAGCTTTGAAAACTGTTTCGGAACTGTCTTGCCACACTGCAGATGGTTCACCCTGCCTAGGGCAGGAAATGCCCAAGGTTGTATTGCAGCTCTCTCTCTATCCTCATACCGCACATGAGCGCGCGCAAAGGACTTCAGCAACATCACGTAAATCTCACCTGCCTGTGACATTACTGAGTCGTCACGGTACGTCACCACAACCGCCCCTCTCCCCATGGGTGACTTTGAAAGGGTCCTCAAGTCTATGTGCACCCAGAAACACAGGTGAGCATCTTTACATCAAGTTGGTCTACATACAGAGGACTACACCTTTAGACACAAGCCAGCATCACACAAACAGACTTTCAAgatttaaacattgtttaccaCCTCAGTGAGGGCGGTGAGGCTGGACGTTCCTCAAAACATTCTGTCACTCTCGATAGCTACGACTTCTATGTGCAATTGTCTTTTATTATCCACAGCTTTGTGTCACACAGTATACTTTGACTGTCAATGGTTACAATGTGTACCGCAAACTGTTTTTGTACCGCACAGTTTAACTGTCAATAGCTACGGCAGCGTACCGCAATACTGCTTTGACCTTTAAGTACCGCACCTCGGCTCTCAGTCGCTGAAGCAGCTTTGGACCGAAATAACCGCCTACCTTAATTTAAATAGCTGCAACAACAGTTATGTACCTCGCACTTTTCATCGGCTTTAACACAGCCACGTGGTACGCACACGCGGTAGTTTCAAAGTACCGGCGGCACCCTACCTCGAACCGTTAGCCGCACTTGCTACAGGGCGCTACTTCATCAAAGCAGAGGATTGTGGGAAAAAGTTCGGTAGCGTGTTGTcgttatatatacatgtaagcTCCTTGCACACCTGACCTTAAAGACAGCAAGAAATTCCCAGTGCTTACCATCCGACGACTGCGCCGCTGATTTCTCACACTCGCCatcactgctgctgcagcttctCGCTAGCTCACAGGCGGGTACCCTGGTTTTGTCGGCCTCTCCGCGTCCAAGCACATCTGCTATCTGATCGGACTGGAAGAAGGGGGAGATAAAGGGGAATGTGCAGGTCGGTAATCCCCAATGACGTCAAAATGAcgcgacgacgacaacgacgacgacgactgaAACCCAGCGGCGACCTGTCAACCGGCGGGACACCCCTTTACAGTTGACCTTCAAGACGAAGTCTGCGGCTCGTCACGGTGGCGGCAGACTGAGGTGATCGTCTGGCATCTattctcccccaccaccaccaccaccaccacctcacccACTCACCGACAAACTcgcccccaccccatcccacccctaTATACCTTCACTCGAGAAGGAGGATGGCTGCTTCAGCGTCGGCGTGACGTGGAGGCTCGCTGCCTCCCTCCTCTCACCGTTGCTCGGAATCGGCGTCAGGCGATAGTCGTTGTCGCCTTCCGCTTCGCGTTCCGGGCTCCGTGCCGCGCCCGACCTCCGCGCCGACTGGTAGTCGACGTGTCTCggtttttttgttgcttgcaGCAGGATGCGACATGAGAGACGCAGCGTGACTGCCGTGACTGTGGGAACATCGTCTCGTCATGTAGTTCCGCGAGGGTCGTGGGAAATTCCAAATCGCAAGCAACCTGccggggaagaaaaaaaaaattccaccgGGAGAGCTTGAATAGACGAGTCTTAAAAACATTGAGCGAGGAAGATGTGTGGTGGGGGAGGTCTGTACAAGGGATAAGCCAAGCGGAAATCACCCAAGACCGTGGACTACAGACACTTGAAAAACTTTCATTGTTAAGGAGAGGtgggtgttgtttgttgtttggttgggtttttttttagagggggggggaggggagagagagtaAGGAGTTGAGGGAGGGTCTAAGGGGTTTTACATCCTTGTTGCCGTTTTTTTACATTGcggaaagaatatttttgtatattacgCAAATTCTAACTTTTTCTGGCCTAACGTCTTATGTGTCAAGGCCAACTGTTACTGTTTACATTATCTACACACACTTGCGTCTTTGCAAGTCAACAATGCTCTATTTTCATTAGCATTTTCATTGCCTCAGTATGTCTTGATGTAGACAGATTGCAGCTCAATCTTTTTCGTCGAACAACCCTTTCTTTACGAAGTCCTCCCCTTAATTAAGAAGTTAACAAAAGACACATATATATCATGAAATAAGCTACAACATTGGTGCTTCTGTCTCCTACCCGGGGAGAGCGAACGCGCGGTCAACCAACGCACCCAGGATGGAATCGAGTTGATGAGATGATCTCAAATGTTGCACCTTGGCTATGATTTGACGAATTCTGTATCATGAGTCACAATACTTTTAACAAATTCCTGCAAGACAAGAATCCAATCACAGAAAATGATCCAGCACTTCAGAAATGGAACAACTGACTGGTGGAGCAGGTCAAAGTTTGCGAAGACTCAAACAGAAAACTGACAGACTGAAGGACAAAGAGGAGAACAAGAGAATTAGGACGAGTTAGTCCCTGTCAGCTGACATTGGTCTCTCAAATCTTTGATGGACATAGGAGGACCTACGAAACTGTATCCAAAGATAgaacttttgtttgtaaacctcaaaacaacatttaaagCCATATTCAGTGTATTTTGTCCCTCAGCAAATAACTTTTGATGCTTACTTTCTGGAATGTTCTGATTCAGTCTCCACAAAATGTACCCAGTTTTATACAAATAGAAACTCCTCAAGGATAAAGCATTCCCTTTTTAAATCGGAACACATaacagaagatgaaaaaaaattgacgtgAACATCTGAGCTATGTTAAATGCAGGagacatttatatatttttaaaaattcatacaCCCAGTTACAAATCCGTCGAGATCCTCACAGCCGCCTTATAAAAGTCAGGCGCTTGTCAgttggagaaaataaaataaacacacagcaCTTAAACAAATCAGGCGAAACACCTACACAGCCCCATCACACAGCAAATAACCAGGTAGTGGCCCCAGGCAGGTAGACTGATTAAAGGTATCGCACACACAGGTAAGTTTCACGCAGAATCCACACCTTCGTTTCTCATTCACTCTCACTTCTCCTGTCTGTccactctcttcctctttccctctcttccttctgtttttctcttttctagttcgccatttttatttatctaccCTCCCCCGTGTATACTCCGTTATATAAACCGGTTCATAAATATAGGCTGCCTAAGGGGGAGAGACACCTGAAGCACGCACTTTCTTCCCATCCTTCACTCGATCCACACCTGTTCATTCTCAGCGGGGCTGTCAGGCTGTCTGGTACCCGTGAACATTGTCCCTATCTCTGGAGAATATAATTAACGATATAGCCTTTAAGACAATAAATCTGTATCCAGTTTCACTGTTACATGACAGTTTAACGTTTAGCGGCGGATAGTACACTTGTACCTGTTGGCTgttagataaataaaatgtgtcatgCGGTCTAATTGGTTCTGATTGATTGTTGCTATTAGTGAGACACGGCTTCTGATTCTGGTCAAAAGTAACAGTCAAGTCAAGCGTGCTTTTGTTCTCAgcgtaaaataaaataatttctttataaaataccTTTCAATGTACCTTCCAATATACCTTTCTCGCGTTTACTCTTCtacctttaatttttatcttatcCGTGATTTTTAACTTTCATGTTATTTCTTATTATAAATTACTGTTCGTAACAATACTGGcaaatgtaacaaatgtaaAGAAGAACGAAGTATGGAAAGCATGCGAGAAAAGACTATTTGGTATGTGTGCAAAAGATGGCGTCCTCCAGGATGAGAGCTACAATGGCTTCTTGAGCTTTCCGCTCTCATCGAGTCCCCCGAGGATTGACATCGGTGAGTTGGCCCCAAGGACAGGTGGCTTGTCCGGGTTCAGCCGGTGCTAGTtaacatgatgatgattgattgattgatttatggGGTAATATTATTTCACCCCAGGAAACACTTACAGTAACACATCTGGAAACCACTTTATAACAACAGACAAGATCCGGGATAGCGGCTTGCCCTCGCTCCATGAATACGGCCCCTGGTCGAGTCGGGCATAAAATGGTCGAGACGCCGTTAAGACGAGCGGATTGCTGGTGGATACATTGATGGTGTGAATAGATCTCTCGAGATGTCCTCCTAACTGTCAATGCATCCCTCAGCCAAATGTTTTCTCAGTAATCTAACAACGATCGACATCAAGGGTCCGTACACCACCAACTTTTTCTCAGAACATCAAGAAGGCTGTCCGTGCACGACAGACAATATTACTTCCAGCATCAAAGGACCGTTGTGTCAAAGCTGAGTAGCATGAATGTGTAATCAGGTCAAGCGTGAGACTGTCAAACCGTCCTTCTCAGGTGTCCAGTTCCCTTTGGCCTGCGACACtaacaatgacaatttttttctggtctAACCAATAAAGTTTTGTAGTCTAGCCATCACGTTTAAACAACTGGTCCAACAAGGATGCGTTCGTTTGCTGGTGGCATTGCATTTTGATGATCCAGGGAAAAGCTGAGAGTCCAAAGGTCGGCCTAATTGTCGGAGTGTTGCAAACGCGCGCGAAAACTGCGTCTTTGTGTCCGGCGTCTGCAGCTGCACCGTGTTTGAGCATGCGCAGAGAGGAAGCTTCCGGTGACCCTCGGTTTACGAACTCGGGCCACGCCAAACACGC
This window of the Pomacea canaliculata isolate SZHN2017 linkage group LG4, ASM307304v1, whole genome shotgun sequence genome carries:
- the LOC112562640 gene encoding uncharacterized protein LOC112562640 isoform X1: MASVRNQRRSRRMDCTVASLTLSGGRVQGCLLLVLIVVLWPSSVEPKKLFVDGIDTSLLQLKEVLHLVMEDGKLYNDSPNFTWIIKNSSCHKPPRDEAIEKYCPSVAELTVDFNRQPVFILQTRCNECGPHCKDRNPRRNSTTGLCRAHSQYRRVKIKGRGVMFQKFKLGCYCDYTKHNYNN
- the LOC112562640 gene encoding uncharacterized protein LOC112562640 isoform X5 → MDIRVLLASGAKCVLEHVIQLAPDPHHVRWRSQQVSWSSQAALGIGHRALVFERLIPPESGNPKGLHRGLPDPFGGPCAGLSSAGPDRRAVAFQCRAQEAFRGWHRHQPAAVEGSAAPSNGRRQVVQRLSQLHLDHQEQQLPQTT